A part of Rhinolophus ferrumequinum isolate MPI-CBG mRhiFer1 chromosome 11, mRhiFer1_v1.p, whole genome shotgun sequence genomic DNA contains:
- the ACP2 gene encoding lysosomal acid phosphatase, whose product MAATHFRCVFLRVRPGGRCRCRPTGSSLFAAQTITVMACGQFGWSRAALLHLLLGVTLMVMPPTQARSLRFVTLLYRHGDRSPVKTYPKDPYQEEEWPQGFGQLTKEGMLQHWELGQALRQRYRDFLNTSYHRQEVYVRSTDFDRTLMSAEANLAGLFPPSGMQRFNPNISWQPIPVHTVPVAEDRLLKFPLGPCPRYEQLQNDTRRTPEYQNESIENAQFLDMVANETGLTDLTLETVWNVYDTLFCEKTHGLVLPPWASPQTMQRLSRLKDFSFRFLFGIYEQAEKARLQGGVLLAQIRKNLTLMATSSQLPKLLVYSAHDTTLVALQMALYVYNGEQAPYASCHIFELYQEDSGNFSVEMYFRNESNKAPWPLSLPGCPHRCPLQDFLRLTEPFVPKDWQQECQLASGPADTEVIVALAVCGSILFLLIVLLLTVLFRMQAQPPGYRHVADGEDHA is encoded by the exons ATGGCGGCGACGCACTTCCGGTGTGTGTTCCTAAGGGTGCGTCCGGGCGGCCGCTGCAGGTGCCGTCCAACGGGTTCCAGCCTCTTTGCTGCACAGACTATAACGGTGATGGCGTGCGGACAGTTTGGCTGGAGTCGGGCGGCTCTTCTCCACCTACTTCTTGGCGTGACCCTGATGGTGATGCCACCCACCCAAGCCCGGAGTCTGCGCTTCGTTACCTTG CTGTACCGACATGGAGACCGGTCACCAGTGAAGACATATCCCAAGGATCCCTATCAGGAAGAAGAATGGCCCCAGGGGTTTGGTCAGTTAACCAAG GAGGGGATGCTACAGCACTGGGAGCTGGGTCAGGCTCTGCGGCAGCGCTACCGTGACTTTCTCAACACCTCTTACCACCGGCAAGAG GTTTATGTGCGAAGTACAGACTTTGACCGCACTCTCATGAGTGCTGAGGCCAACCTGGCTGGACTCTTCCCTCCCAGTGGGATGCAGCGTTTCAACCCAAACATCTCTTGGCAGCCTATCCCCGTCCACACTGTGCCTGTTGCTGAGGACAGG CTGCTGAAGTTTCCGTTGGGCCCATGTCCCCGTTATGAGCAGCTGCAGAACGATACCAGGCGGACACCCGAGTATCAGAATGAGAGTATTGAGAATGCA CAATTTCTGGATATGGTGGCCAATGAGACAGGGCTTACGGACTTGACATTGGAGACCGTCTGGAATGTTTATGACACACTCTTTTGTGAG AAAACACACGGGCTAGTCCTGCCGCCCTGGGCCTCACCCCAAACCATGCAGCGTCTGAGCCGGCTAAAGGACTTCAGCTTCCGCTTCCTCTTCGGAATCTACGAGCAGGCAGAGAAGGCCCGGCTTCAGGGGG GAGTCCTGCTGGCTCAGATACGGAAGAACCTGACTCTGATGGCTACCTCCTCCCAACTCCCTAAGCTGCTGGTTTACTCTGCG CATGACACCACCTTGGTCGCTCTGCAAATGGCGTTGTATGTCTACAATGGTGAACAAGCCCCCTACGCCTCCTGCCATATATTTGAACTGTACCAGGAAGATAGTGG GAATTTCTCAGTGGAGATGTACTTTCGGAATGAGAGTAACAAGGCCCCCTGGCCGCTGAGCCTTCCTGGCTGCCCTCACCGCTGCCCACTGCAGGACTTCCTTCGCCTGACAGAGCCTTTCGTGCCCAAGGATTGGCAGCAGGAATGCCAGCTGGCAAGTGGTCCTGCAGACACAG AGGTGATCGTGGCCTTGGCTGTGTGTGGCTCCATCCTCTTCCTTCTCATAGTGCTGCTGCTCACCGTCCTCTTCCGGATGCAGGCCCAGCCTCCTGGCTACCGCCACGTTGCAGACGGAGAGGATCACGCCTGA